From a region of the Lactuca sativa cultivar Salinas chromosome 4, Lsat_Salinas_v11, whole genome shotgun sequence genome:
- the LOC111920679 gene encoding elongation of fatty acids protein 3-like produces the protein MQSNPSTSSFLLYLLSEHPTVVGFRWSHAQSWGATWVFLFSSIAVYFAVSVVLHLLLLLFRHRTRPVPLGPIPALHSLVMSIISATILAGTLTSAAAEIRDTRWFWGRSKTPLQWLLCFPLGTRPSGRVFFWSYVFYLSRYLHVIRTFFTILRRRRLSLFQLFTNSIPMVMSFLWLEFSQSFQVLEIVFTTFTYSIVYGYRLWTELGLPTASFPLVANIQIILLGLNLICHCGVLFLQVWKGGCNGIGAWVFNSILNGAFLFMFLNSFVKMRWIRRKAMESSATNGKLE, from the coding sequence ATGCAATCTAACCCATCAACATCATCCTTCTTGTTATACCTTCTATCGGAGCACCCCACGGTTGTCGGATTCCGATGGAGCCACGCCCAATCTTGGGGAGCCACATGGGTCTTCCTCTTCTCCTCCATCGCCGTCTACTTCGCAGTCTCAGTcgtcctccacctcctcctcctcctcttccgCCACCGCACCCGCCCAGTACCCCTCGGTCCCATCCCTGCTCTCCACAGCCTCGTCATGTCAATCATCTCCGCTACCATACTCGCCGGTACATTGACCTCCGCCGCAGCCGAGATCCGAGACACGCGGTGGTTCTGGGGCCGCTCAAAAACCCCACTCCAATGGCTTCTTTGCTTCCCACTCGGCACGCGCCCATCAGGGCGCGTATTCTTCTGGTCATACGTCTTCTACCTGTCACGTTACCTTCACGTGATCCGGACGTTCTTCACCATCTTACGACGTCGTAGACTCTCGTTATTCCAACTCTTCACTAATTCCATTCCAATGGTTATGTCGTTCCTATGGTTGGAATTCTCGCAATCGTTTCAAGTACTGGAAATCGTGTTCACCACATTCACGTATTCCATAGTTTACGGGTACAGATTATGGACGGAATTAGGATTACCAACGGCGTCGTTTCCGCTAGTGGCCAACATTCAGATAATCTTGTTGGGTTTGAATTTGATTTGCCATTGTGGGGTTTTGTTCTTGCAAGTATGGAAAGGTGGGTGCAATGGAATTGGGGCGTGGGTTTTCAATTCCATCCTCAATGGTGCATTCctattcatgttcttgaattcCTTCGTCAAAATGCGTTGGATTCGTAGGAAAGCTATGGAATCATCGGCCACTAATGGTAAACTTGAATAA